A region of the Electrophorus electricus isolate fEleEle1 chromosome 7, fEleEle1.pri, whole genome shotgun sequence genome:
GTGGagatgtggtgggtgtgtgccgTACCCAGCTTGTGTTCACACTGTGGACCAGACCAGCCCTCATCACAGAAGCAGGAACCTGTGCTGTCTGGACTCTCATCACATGATCCATGTTCAGAACAGTTACAGGCTGTggggacaggaagagagggggagaaaaaacatTCAATAGAATTTCCACTTCCTCCACTCCACCTGAAAAAGCTTTTCATGGATATGATTATGGCACAGTGCTTGTGTCATTCATGTGTGGAAAGCTGAATGTATAATGAAACTGTCTCATACTAGCAAAAATTCTAGTAACATGCAGCCATAAAATCACACGCTGTAGTTCACTGCTCAGCTTTGCAAACACTTTTCAACTAGACTATTAAATGTACAGTAGAGAATGTGACCTTTGCACTCTGGTCCAAAGTGGCCATCTATGCATAATGCACAGGCCACTCCCTGGTACCCAGGAAAACATGTGCAGGTGCCGTTGCCTAGGTGATCCTCATCACACTGTCCATGGTTACTACAGGGGGATCTTGGCCCTCCAGGACAGGCTGGAGAACAGGTTGTAGTGagaatatcacacacacaatgccaccATCACTTTCACTGTTATTATGCAAAAGCAACAATGTCTAAGAACCCAGAAGGGCCCAAATATAGCTGCCATCAACAACATGATTAGTGAGTTTTAGTAAAATGTGAGTGAAGTCTGGACTACTGTACCGAGACAATCCCTCCATATGACCATGGTGCACACAGAATGACATCCAGCATTCACAGATGAGAAGCGTCTGGGCAGGTCGCACCTCTGTATAGACTGCATtccaaaaacatgttaaaataaaatataacatatagAAATGATTATGAGATCTATGAGAAATGAGATCTTCatggaaaaatacatataaaacaaatgtaatatctttCACATAGTGTTTGTATGAGTTGGATGAAGCATTTATGATTTTTTAGAAAAGTAGTTATTTATGTGTACATAGTGAAATGGGCATGGATTTATGATTACAGAGAAAACATACCTTTGGTTTACTTATTGAAGGGCAATCAGATGACACTGTAACAGCACAATATCTGCAAGGCATCTACCACAGGAAAAGAAACCatttatataatctatatataatacaaaatgagACTGCAGCATagctaagaaacatttttaaaataggaagtatgtaatttatataatttgcatataatatGCATGCTGCATATCAGTAGAGGATTTTGTCAGCATAGATCGGAATTATGTGGaacttactgtgatgtctaCAGTGTCCTTCTGAACACAgcgccgcccccccccccccccccccccaaggctGGGAGGTGTTAACAAGCAGTCAATACCATAAACCAAACCTCCATTGAACTTTAGCTTCCTCTTTACAACTTTTGTCACTGATGTACAGTTCACCCTAAAAAGTGAGTGATATCAATAATATTAAGTATGGTAAAGTAGCCAACTTAACTTTAGAAATAACATTCAATCCTTTTCAGTATGGCTTGTTTAAGatgttcacacacagcacaacactgaaCTACAGATTGGAAAGTGCTCCCTGTTCCCTGATTGgtccttgctctcctgaagctCCTCTCCTGAGTCCAAGACTTTTCCATCACTCACTATTTGGTCCTCTCCGACGCAGCTCACAGAGATGTCAGAGCCCTGAAGGGTCTTcattgaactgaaatgaatcatTTCTGCAGACTGCATCTAAACAAGACACATACAAAATCATTGCATATATACCCAGGATTACAAGGGCACAAGCTTCAGTTTCCTCTATGGCTGGAACCTCCATCAGAAACACAATGCACAGCAGGCATGTGGAGCTCTAAACAGTGACGTAGGTCCTCCTGAGGTCTGTCTGAACTGGGTGCAGCCTGCTACCATCTGCACAGAATGAACTGCCTTACCTTCATATCATGGAGGACGTGGTACTCCAGGTACTCCTTCAGCTGGGTGCGTTTCTGCAGGCCGAACAGGAAGTCCTTCTGCTCCTGAGGCAGGGCAGCCATGGTGGAGTCAGTGGGGAGGAAGAGCGTGACAGGCTGATGGAGGCGGTCCTGCACCCGCTCCATCACCTCCGTGTCCTGGCAACAACAGACCAAGTCACaaaagtgtggagtgttttctGCAGAGCAGGAGCCAGCAACACTTTTTTTGAAGGTTTTGCTTTGGGTGGTCCATTTACATGGTTGAACgctcaaaataatttttttttccagaaccatttgataaaaacaaaccataaaaacaaaacaagcaaacaaagcaagcaaacaaataaaaatgaacttgaCTCCTAACTTTGACTTGTAGCTTTCATCACACTCTTGTCCATACTGCCGTGTGTATGATACAATACAGGGACAACTTCTGAACAGATCATACCATGCAATTCTAGTACATCTAAACTTTACTGACACAACTATGTCATGTACAACTCTATCCACACCTTGTATTTGAACATAATCTATTTATTCTATAATAGAAatgtgtacatctgtatatatttcacagcttatatatttatagcttctggaaacacagcataaCGGGTGTATGttattgtgtatatattctgtatttaatgtgtatACATTGTGTACTTACAGACTGTAGGGGACTATCTACTCAAGCTTTCACATCTCTGCTAAagtgacaacaaaaaaaagtgatttgatttgattttacttGTACGCACCTCCAACAGTTTGAAAAATGTCTTGAAGCCGTGTTCATTTGCTACATCTTTGAGGTCAGGCTGCCAGAAAAAAATGGTGATATAAAGTCCAGGTTAGAGGTCATTTGGTGTTTTTGAATAAATCTCTAAGTGCACTCCCTGTACAGCTGGTGTTGTTTGTTATGTTTGGGAACATGTGGAATCTAAACTTCATTCCTTTGCTCTCAGTAGTTTAAAGTGACTTAATCTAACAGTGGAAGTTAAATTCTCTGAAGCTACTTCTGTAAAAGAGGCAATAACAGCTGCTGAGGTCAGGGGTTTGCTATGTGAAACCTCATTTcgtcaaagtttttttttttaataaataataacaaaataattcttAGCATCATTTGATAGATGAGGAAACCTGGATTTATTCACACCATTAACATTAGATCAAGAGATTTGTCTGACAAAGTTGGTCAAAAGAGGCAAAACCTTTAAGGGTATTTACTTTGCTGCATGATAATATCACTGAACTAGTGGTTTGCATCTTCCATACGCAAGACAGTCTCAAGATAAATGCCGACACCTATGAGGCTGGCAGACGTATTCATTCCATTCAGCTTCTGGAAGCTGGGGGGGATGAGAACCGTGTCGATCTCGTGGAAAATCCTGTTGTTGCTCTCCTGATCGCTGTACACCACTTTGGCCGTGTTATTGATATATATCAAGCCCTGCACACAAAGCACAGTTTATACATCTCAGTAGGACTGCACGGAGTGAAGTGGCTCTTTTCTGTTGAGGTCAGCATGCCGACCTCCCAGTAGGAGATGGTGAGCGTTTCCCCGCTGAGCGTGGTGAGGTTACGGGGCTGCATCAGGTCCTCCGGCATCAGGATACGGCATGACACGATGTGGTACAGGACCAGCGCTGCATTGCTCTCTTTATTCTCTGGCTTCTGGTACTGGGAAGTGATGCAGGATTATGATGTGACCGAGAGGACTGTTGGTCCAGTCATTCAACATGCACACTGGGCAGTTTCATCAAACACTTGGACTTACTTCTGCATTTTTAAGTGCCTTATTGTTAGGAGCAAACACAGTGTATGGACCATGTCCTTGTAGGAAATAAGCATCAGACCACTGAAAGCATAAACATATGCTGATTATTTCCTGCCTGCATTAACTAATATTTTGTAACACAGGgttcaagaaaacagaaaaacaatgaataaaaaacacatcaataatacaattcaaatgaatgactgagtctcactaacacactgtaGAAGAAACTTGTCAGCTCTCTGTTTCGGAGCTCCTGAAGGCACAATGGGAGACACATTTAAGTTAGTGAAAATGAGATGGCAgagagtttgtttttgtgtgtgagtgagagagagagagagagagagagagagagagagagagagagagagagagagagagagagagagagagagagagagagagagagaaacgctCCTTGGCTCTCACCTGCATGACGTTACTTTTGCAGGTCATCCCATCTCCCATGTAGTCCTTGCGACAGGTGCAGTTCCTCTCCCCTGGTCCTGTCATCATACAGATGGCTTGCTTGTGGCAGCCTCCATTTTTCTGACAAGGATCAGATGAATAGATTACAGctattcacattcatttattacgTTAGGGCTGAATGCAAACACGCATGTCAAACCCTGTGATGCCAGATTACAGCTACTTTAGGTGAAGGCAAAACAAGGCAAGTTTATGTGtacagcacttttcatacacagtgccAATTCAAAGCGcgtcagacaaacacacaaaaatagtgaatgaaataaaataatgaaataattttattgtttttcatccCGAGATCTATAACCTCAGGAAGCTTTTGTGAAAAATAGTTACATCTGATTTACACGGCAATAACtaatacatgaaaataaaaagatgaacaatatataatgataaaataaagtgCTGCAGATATAAATGAATACAGAGAGCTCAATTATGACCAGTAACACTTTTAACCTCGATTTAAAAATATTTGGGCCACATCTAAATtcatcttggagttattatcagtcatgtatatatatatatatatatataaaaaaatgaatgctgCTTCTCCGTGTTTGGTTTAAATTCTGGGCTCCACATTCTGGGCCTTGTATCCTTGGATCTCAGAGACCTACTGGGTTTTTACTCCTTGAGCAAGTGATCAAAATATATACTAGTAGTCAACTGGTATTAGTCAACCTGGTTGGAGATAAAAGCACGCAAAAGTGTCCAAGGTCTTGTTGGAACATTAAGCCTTTCTTAATACCCTTATAGTTTCTTAATATTCATTTGAAAGGTCAGGAAAGGTCAGTCCTGGGTCTATTAGATCTCCAAGAACTTTCTAAGGCTGAGATTTCTTACTACATTTTTAGATCCCTAGATTCACGATGGGGAACAATTTAGAGATTCTCTGCTCTGTTGCCAAATATCATaacctctgttttgtctttatttactttCAGGAAATTCTGTCATTCAGTTATTTATGTGctacaaacagagacagagtgtctATTAGGATAATAATCCAGTGAGAGAActaagtgtatatgtgtgtgtcatctgcataacatTGATAGGAAATCTTATTGTGTTGTAGAACTGGCCTAATCGGAGCATGTATAGCTTAAATAAAAGTGGACCAAGAACAGATCCCTGGGGATTCCACATTACAGCTGTCTTCATTACTACCTATCTGGACAAAGGGAACTCCAGACTTCTTAATATGATCCAGAACCCTTTAGGAGAGGTCCTAAAATATCAGTTAGTTAGTTGATCGCCACTTTAAGGTAGAAACGGCCAGTGCACAGTTAGAGACTGAATATCTGGTTGCTGTACATAGTTTATGTTGGCCATCATTAAACTCTTGATTAATGGTATGATTTACAAGGCTGCAGCTGACTGGTTAATTTTGGTTGGTGGATCTCAGTTCCACAtgtaaaaaccccagcaacactCCTGTGCATGATAACACTCTGTACCTAATCTCTAGTGACAAATATAAAGGTATATTAGAGGTCCCAGAAAGAGGAGTATGAGCATGAGATgtttcagagagtgagagggatcAGGGAGTGAGAGGGGGCTGAGAGTGATAGGggactgagagtgagagggggctgagagtgagagggtctCGCTTACTTTGCACTGCTGTGGCACGTCCCTTTACATGAGTCTGTGGTTATGGCTGAAATAGAACACGGAGCTAAGTTTCTTTTCTCACCacagaaaagaaattaaatttgtgtgtgtgtgtgtgtgtgtgtgtgtgtgtgtgtgtgtgtgtgtgtgtgtgtttgtgtgtgtgtgtgtaattcctcACCTATAGAGCAGAGTGTTCCTCTCCATCCAACGTCACATTCGCAGGTGCCATCCCCCTCCTGACCATCATTACAGTGACCATTCACACACTTACAGTCTgcagtgagaggaaaagagagaacaaggGAAAAAGGGAACAAATACGACTGAGAGAAATATGTGGAGCTTTAACAAGCTTTTACCTGTAGTGTATTGGGAACTTACATTGTTGTACATTACAAAGGTACGTTACAAAGGTAGATTCCACGGCGGAATACCTTGGTCACAGTGGATGCCGTACTTTCCCGTCTGGCAGGACTCGCAGGCTGTGCCGTTAAAGCCAGGGTTGCACCGACACGCTCCTGTACCATTAAtaccgtccacacacacatcgttACCAAAACAGGGCTGGCCTTCTGGCCCTGGACAGCTCTCACAGTTAACACCATAAAAGCCCTTGCAACACTTCCTTacctacagagagggagagagagaaaacaagagagggAACCTCCCTCCAATCAAAACTTAATGATgacaaaataacagtaaaatcaCATCAGTGTTAAAACATACTCAATCCAACATGTGCAAAATTCAGCACCATCATTTAAACAACTTACAGaagaaagaaatttaaaaatctCACGTACGATGCTCCGTTTTTGACAGGAAGCCTCACAGCCAATGAACATCCTGTGTTTCCTCCTGCTATATGCACATTTGGTCCTTTTTATGGActttgggcaaaaaaaaaaaaaagacaaaatcagGACATGTCAGTCTGCtccatttaaatgttcattttacccAGAAACCCAGCTAAGACTGAAGTCTTATTAACAATACAGTGACAccgataaaaacaaaattatatgaaCAAGAACATAATATTGAATTCAacgcaaaaatgtaaaaatggaaatttaaatgtaaaaacagtaaatgtaatgtaaatgtaaaaataccatTAGCCACATCTATGAAACACAGCCACACTCCCAAATGAGCACTGAATGGATTTAAAAAGCTAAACTAATGTTTGGTTAATCTGACTAGATTATGGTTGTAAACGGTGGCACATAAAGTAATTAATACGTGTGTTTTAGATGAATAGCTTGTTTTAGAGATGTGCCATTGATTTTACCGTGAATACTTGCTGGGTTCCAGGGGGACAACGGCTCTCGGTTGGGTGAAAGCAGTCCATGCACTGCCCCTGCATACAGTGTTATTCCAGAAGATCACAAACTCATGCCTGACAAACAGCTCAGCAAAGTGGGTCTGCCCTGTTGCCTGTGAAGGCGTGCGGTGGGTGAGAGAGTCTGGGAGAGCTGTGCACAGCAGAGGGAATCACCTGGACGATCTTGGTGGACGCTGTGTCACAGCGGTTCCTGGGCACCTTCAGTACAGCAGACACTTCATGGATGACCCCCTTAGAAGTCAAAATGTCCGTAGCAGTCACCAGAGCCTTATTCACCCACCActgagaaggacagacagaaagagagagagatttattaagtGTGCGGCTCTCGATGCTCTCTGTGTATGAAAGGGTTCGATTGTTCCTCACTCACTAGCGTTACTGTGGGAAGACGgagacatgtttgtgtgggtctgtgagtGTCTTTGAGTCtctgtctgtgagtgtctgtctgcatgtctgtgagcaTTTAGGCTCCATTTTCCACAGTTGACTGGGAACAGAGTAGCTGTTCTCATGTGTACTGGGTGGTTTAACGCACATCTCTCCTACATCCCATATGTTCCTATGATTTCCCCGTTCACAGGGGTAAAGAGTCGACCTACGTTACTGTCTTTGCAGAAAATGCCTATCTGATAGGAGAAACCCAGCATGGTGTCTTTGTACAGGCCATCCTGCAG
Encoded here:
- the LOC113568341 gene encoding stabilin-2-like, whose protein sequence is MLGFSYQIGIFCKDSNWWVNKALVTATDILTSKGVIHEVSAVLKVPRNRCDTASTKIVQGQCMDCFHPTESRCPPGTQQVFTSIKRTKCAYSRRKHRMFIGCEASCQKRSIVRKEVLQGLLWC